Below is a window of Clostridium sp. JN-1 DNA.
AGTACTAGAAATATAACAATAGTTTCAAGGTTAAAGGAGCTAGGTAAGTACATAGGAGTAGAAGATTTTATAAATTCAATAAAAAAACTGAATAGCAAATTAAGCATACCAAAAAGCTTAAAGGAAGTTGGAATTGATGAAAAGAAATTTGAAAATAACTTATTTATGCTTGTGCAAAACTTAGTAAGATATTTTACCAAAATAAATCACATAAAGATTTCAGAGGAGGATATAGTTAAAATATTAAAATATGTTTATTACGGACATGATATAGATTTTTAGGTTAAAACGGTTTGTTAATAAAAAAAGTATAAATTTTGGAAAATAGTTAACAATATTTATGTAATATTAATCATTGAAAGGAGGAATAAATAATTGGATTTCTATATCTATAATACACTATCGCGTAAAAAAGAAAAATTTATTCCTGTACATGAAAACAAAGTTGGTATGTATACTTGCGGACCAACAGTTTATGACTATGCCCATATAGGAAATTTGAGAACTTATATTTTTGAAGATGTGCTAAAAAAGTCTTTAAGATATGTTGGATATGATGTAAAACATGTTATGAATATAACTGATGTAGGTCATCTTCAGTCAGATGAAGACTATGGAGTTGACAAAATGCAGCTTGGTACTGAAAGAGAAAGTAAAACTGTTTGGGATATAGCAAATTATTATGAAAAAGCTTTCTTTAAAGACTGTAACAAATTAAACATAGAAAGACCAACCATAGTGTGCAGAGCTACTGATCATATAGATGATATGATAAATTTAATAAAAGTTCTAGAAAATAAAGGATATACTTATATTTCTAATGGCAATGTGTATTATTCAATTGATAAATTTAAAGATTATAATAAATTGGCTAATTTGACTATGGATGAATTAAAAGCTGGCAGTAGAATAAAAATAGACGAGTACAAAAAGAATCCATTAGATTTTGTGCTGTGGTTTACAAATTCCAAGTTTAGAAATCAAGTAATGCAGTGGGATTCACCATGGGGAATAGGTTTTCCAGGATGGCATATAGAGTGTTCTGCAATGTCAATAAAGTATTTAGGTGAAAAAATAGACATTCACTGCGGCGGTGTGGATCACATACCAGTTCATCATACAAATGAAATAGCACAATCAGAAGCTGCATTAGGACATAAATGGGTAAATTATTGGATGCATGGAGAATTTCTTGTATTAGATAATGGAAAAATGTCAAAATCTAAAAGGGACTTCTTAACATTAAATAAACTAGAGGAAAAGGGATTTGATCCGCTAGTTTATAGATATTTTTGTCTTCAATCAAGATATAGAAAACAATTATTGTTTAGTTTTGACGCATTAAAGGATGCGGAAAATGGATATAAAAAATTAAAGAATAAAGTATCAAATTTAATAAAAGAAGTTAAAGAAGAAGATAGGCTAGATTTAGAAAAAATAAATGATTACAGAAATAAGTTTGTAGAGAAACTCAGTGACGATTTGAACATACCAAATGTATTTACTGTTTTATGGAAAGTTATTAAAGACAATCAACTTACGAATAAGGAAAAGTGTACCTTGATAGAAGATTTTGATAAAGTATTGTCTATGAATTTAATGGATGTATATATAGAAGAAGGTTTAAATTCAAATGTGGATAGTAAATTTATAGATAAGTTTATACAGGAGAGAAATGCTGCAAGGCAAAACAGAGATTGGACTAAAGCAGATGAAATTAGAGATAAATTAAATTCCATGAATATTGAAATTTTAGATTCTAAAGAAGGAACCAAGTGGAAATTAAAGAAGTAAGAATTGAGGATTAAAGGGAAAGTTGAATTTTGAACTTTTCCTTTTTTTATTTCTTAAAAATTTGACTTTATAAGGATTAAATAATTTGACGCATAACACCAAATGTAGTATCATTAAAAGTGTGATTACCATATTACGGAATATCATGTCGATTGTGGGTTCTGATACACATCATGTAAAACATGTCATAATCTTTAATAGGATATTTAAGAGTTTAGGGTTTAGCAAGTGACTAATAAGATTTGAAAAGGGGGAAGATACTAAATGGAAAAAAGAAAATGTTTAGAAGAAACAATCAAACCGTTAACACCTCTTTTAGCTATGGAAGAGGCAGCAAGATGTCTTTTATGTCATGATGCACCTTGCAGTAAGGCTTGCCCAGCGGGAACCAATCCAGGGAAATTCATTCGTTCACTTCGTTTCAGAAATTTAAAAGGAGCAGTAGAAACTATAAGAACAAATAATGTACTTGCTGGAATTTGTGCAAGGGTATGTCCTTATAATAAATATTGTGAAGGAGCTTGCAGTAGGTGCGGCATAGATAAACCTATAAGAATAGGTGAGTTACAGAGATATCTAACTGACTATGAGAAAAACATAAACATGAAAGTACTAGATAAGGTAGAAACTACAAAGGAAAAAGTAGCAGTTATAGGTGCTGGCCCAAGTGGTATTTCGGCAGCAGCAGCACTTGCATTAAGAGGATATAAAGTAACTGTGTTTGAAGAAAAAGACATCTTAGGTGGATGGTTAAGTTATGGAATACCACCTGAAAGATTACCTCAACAAGTTGTAGAAGATGAAATAAACTACACAAAAGAGTTAGGGGTAGAATTTAAAATAAATTGTAAAGTTGGAAAAGATATTAAAATAGATGCTCTTAGATCAAAAGGATATAAAGCATTCTTAATTTCTATTGGAATTCAAAATGGAAAATCTGTAGATATTAAAGGCGCTGACTTAGAAGGTGTTGTAAATGGTGTAGATTTTCTTGGAAAGGCTAAAACTAATAAAGGTGATGTAAAAGTAGGTAATCATGTAATCGTTATTGGCGGCGGAGATGTTGCTATGGACTGTGCATCAACTGCTAAATTACTTGGATGCGAAGATGTAAAGATAGTTTACAGGAGAACTATAGAAAAAATGCCTGCAGATTCAAAGAAAAGAGGATACATCCAATCATTAAATATTCCCATATTCACAGGATTCAAGCCATCAGAAATAATAGGCAATGCAGGAAAGGCTGCAAGCTTTAAAGCAAAAGGTATGTTTGATGAGGCAGCTGCATTAGAACTTACAGCTGATATGGTTATATTTGCAGTAGGACAAGAACCAGAAGATGTAAGACTTATTGCTGATGTAAAAGTTGATGAAAAAGGAATAATAGCTGCAGAAGATTGCAGAACAAATCTAGCAGATGTATTTGCAGCAGGAGATATAGTTGAAGGAGATAAAACAGTTGTACAAGCTATTGCACTAGGTAAATTAGCTGGGGAATCAATAGATTCTTATTTAGCAGGTACAAGATAGTTTCATAAGGAATTAAGGAGGTGCAGATTAAATGAGAAAAAAAGATCTTTCAATAGAGTTTTGTGGGGTAAAATGTGAAAATCCGTTTTTCCTATCATCATCACCAGTTGGAAATAATTATGAAATGTGTGCAAAAGCATTAGAAACAGGTTGGGGTGGAATAGTTTTTAAAACAGCCGCTGTAGAAAAAATGATAGAAGTTTCACCGCGTTTTGATGCTAATAAAAAAGAAGGAACTCCTTTTATAGGATTTAAAAATATGGAGCAAGTTTCAGAACATTCACTTGAACAGAATCTTGCAGATATGAAAAAACTTAAAGAAAATTATCCAAGCAAGGTATTAGCAGCTTCAATAATGGGTTCAAATGAAGAAGAATGGACTAAACTTGCACAGCTTGTTACGGAAATAGGCGCAGATATTATTGAATGTAATTTTTCATGTCCGCAGATGACAAGTCATGCTATGGGATCAGATGTTGGTCAAAATCCTGAATTAGTTAAAAAATATTCAGCTGCAGTAAGAAGAGGAACTCATCTTCCTGTACTTGCAAAAATGACTCCTAATATAGGAAATATGGAAGCACCAGCAATAGCTTCAATAGAAGGTGGAGCTACAGGAATTTCTGCTATTAATACAATAAAGTGTATTACTGGAGTTGACCTGGAT
It encodes the following:
- the cysS gene encoding cysteine--tRNA ligase: MDFYIYNTLSRKKEKFIPVHENKVGMYTCGPTVYDYAHIGNLRTYIFEDVLKKSLRYVGYDVKHVMNITDVGHLQSDEDYGVDKMQLGTERESKTVWDIANYYEKAFFKDCNKLNIERPTIVCRATDHIDDMINLIKVLENKGYTYISNGNVYYSIDKFKDYNKLANLTMDELKAGSRIKIDEYKKNPLDFVLWFTNSKFRNQVMQWDSPWGIGFPGWHIECSAMSIKYLGEKIDIHCGGVDHIPVHHTNEIAQSEAALGHKWVNYWMHGEFLVLDNGKMSKSKRDFLTLNKLEEKGFDPLVYRYFCLQSRYRKQLLFSFDALKDAENGYKKLKNKVSNLIKEVKEEDRLDLEKINDYRNKFVEKLSDDLNIPNVFTVLWKVIKDNQLTNKEKCTLIEDFDKVLSMNLMDVYIEEGLNSNVDSKFIDKFIQERNAARQNRDWTKADEIRDKLNSMNIEILDSKEGTKWKLKK
- a CDS encoding FAD-dependent oxidoreductase, whose product is MEKRKCLEETIKPLTPLLAMEEAARCLLCHDAPCSKACPAGTNPGKFIRSLRFRNLKGAVETIRTNNVLAGICARVCPYNKYCEGACSRCGIDKPIRIGELQRYLTDYEKNINMKVLDKVETTKEKVAVIGAGPSGISAAAALALRGYKVTVFEEKDILGGWLSYGIPPERLPQQVVEDEINYTKELGVEFKINCKVGKDIKIDALRSKGYKAFLISIGIQNGKSVDIKGADLEGVVNGVDFLGKAKTNKGDVKVGNHVIVIGGGDVAMDCASTAKLLGCEDVKIVYRRTIEKMPADSKKRGYIQSLNIPIFTGFKPSEIIGNAGKAASFKAKGMFDEAAALELTADMVIFAVGQEPEDVRLIADVKVDEKGIIAAEDCRTNLADVFAAGDIVEGDKTVVQAIALGKLAGESIDSYLAGTR
- the preA gene encoding NAD-dependent dihydropyrimidine dehydrogenase subunit PreA; translation: MRKKDLSIEFCGVKCENPFFLSSSPVGNNYEMCAKALETGWGGIVFKTAAVEKMIEVSPRFDANKKEGTPFIGFKNMEQVSEHSLEQNLADMKKLKENYPSKVLAASIMGSNEEEWTKLAQLVTEIGADIIECNFSCPQMTSHAMGSDVGQNPELVKKYSAAVRRGTHLPVLAKMTPNIGNMEAPAIASIEGGATGISAINTIKCITGVDLDKKVGLPIVNGKSSISGYSGKAVKPIALRFVSQLAKEPKLKNVPISGIGGIETWQDALEFIMLGAKNVQVTTAIMQYGYRIVEDMISGLQYYMEEKCVDKLSDLVGAALDNIVPAENLDRDYIVYPKYNTDKCIGCGRCYISCCDGAHQAVVWDEESRRPSLNKDNCVGCHLCALVCPIEDCITKGEIKFKDFGVKREISL